A genomic window from Tolypothrix sp. PCC 7910 includes:
- a CDS encoding carbon-phosphorus lyase complex subunit PhnI — MPYVAVKGGEQAIQNAEALLKNRRRGDPKIPELTVDQIEQQLTLAVERVMCEGSLYDRELASLAIKQSWGDLVEAVFLLRAYRTTLPRFYYSQPLDTSKMQIQRRISAIFKDVPGGQKLGPTFDYIHRLLDFKLIAEGQLPPAAEAEAITESIPRVIDTLDQEGLMQAEEVINSKFKIQNSKLKNCEIKETQQEFLNPQSTVNSQQSTTNSQQPFDITRQPLTIPAKRDARLQNLARADEGFLLSLAYSTQRGYGRNHPFAGEIRMGEVEVVICPEELGFEIAIADITVTEVQMVNQFKGSKELPAQFTRGYGLTFGYNERKAMSMALVDRAMRAEELGETIQGPAQNVEFVLLHSDNVEAQGFVQHLKLPHYIDFQAELNLVRKIRQQQVNNQSSDLTVIPEESQVSESQELNRETFPFSQVYSSPK; from the coding sequence ATGCCATACGTTGCAGTCAAAGGTGGAGAACAAGCAATTCAAAATGCAGAAGCACTACTGAAAAATAGGCGCAGAGGCGATCCGAAAATTCCTGAATTAACTGTAGACCAGATTGAACAACAGTTAACTCTAGCAGTAGAAAGGGTAATGTGTGAAGGTAGTTTATATGACCGAGAGTTAGCATCTCTAGCTATTAAACAATCTTGGGGTGATTTAGTCGAAGCAGTTTTCTTATTACGCGCCTATCGGACAACACTCCCCCGTTTTTACTACAGCCAACCCTTAGACACCAGCAAAATGCAGATTCAACGCCGCATTTCTGCCATTTTTAAAGATGTCCCTGGAGGGCAAAAGTTAGGCCCTACTTTTGACTATATTCACCGTCTACTAGATTTTAAATTAATAGCAGAAGGACAACTACCACCAGCAGCAGAAGCAGAAGCCATTACAGAATCAATTCCGCGTGTAATTGACACCCTAGATCAAGAGGGATTGATGCAAGCAGAAGAAGTAATCAATTCAAAATTCAAAATTCAAAATTCAAAATTAAAGAATTGTGAGATTAAAGAAACACAGCAAGAATTTCTTAATCCCCAGTCAACAGTCAACAGTCAACAGTCAACAACCAACAGTCAACAGCCATTTGATATAACTCGCCAACCATTAACCATTCCAGCTAAAAGAGATGCGAGATTGCAAAATCTAGCGCGTGCGGATGAGGGTTTTTTGCTATCTCTGGCTTATTCTACACAACGGGGTTATGGCAGAAACCATCCGTTTGCGGGAGAGATTCGCATGGGGGAAGTAGAGGTGGTGATTTGTCCTGAAGAATTGGGATTTGAAATTGCGATCGCAGATATTACTGTCACAGAAGTGCAAATGGTTAATCAATTTAAAGGTAGTAAAGAATTACCCGCACAATTTACCCGTGGTTATGGACTCACCTTTGGTTATAACGAACGTAAAGCTATGTCGATGGCGTTGGTAGATAGAGCAATGCGCGCTGAAGAATTAGGAGAAACGATTCAAGGGCCAGCGCAAAATGTTGAATTTGTGCTTTTACACTCCGATAATGTGGAAGCTCAAGGTTTTGTGCAACATCTCAAACTTCCACACTATATTGACTTTCAAGCAGAGTTAAATTTAGTAAGAAAAATTCGACAGCAACAAGTAAATAATCAATCATCAGATTTAACAGTTATACCGGAAGAATCACAGGTTTCAGAAAGTCAGGAATTAAACAGGGAAACTTTTCCTTTTAGTCAGGTTTATAGCAGTCCTAAATGA
- a CDS encoding GNAT family N-acetyltransferase, translated as MNINIRIANREDLPLLNQLYADMDGQPPIPKNDLEKIFTEITQVPNYHIYIAYLNEQPVGTFSLLYAPTMMHQGYHKFAVLDSVTVISSMRGQGIGSEMVKAALKLSAEAGCYKMMLSSNLKRDRAHQFYQSLGFEQHGWSFKCILQPTQNFA; from the coding sequence ATGAATATTAATATTCGTATTGCAAACCGAGAAGATTTACCTCTCTTAAATCAGTTATATGCTGACATGGATGGTCAACCACCCATACCCAAAAATGATTTAGAAAAAATCTTTACAGAAATCACACAAGTTCCTAATTATCACATTTATATTGCTTATTTAAATGAGCAACCTGTAGGGACTTTTAGCCTTCTTTATGCACCAACAATGATGCATCAGGGATATCACAAATTTGCAGTTCTAGATTCAGTAACTGTTATTTCTTCTATGCGAGGACAAGGAATAGGTAGCGAAATGGTAAAAGCTGCGCTCAAACTTAGTGCTGAAGCTGGGTGTTATAAAATGATGCTCTCTTCTAATTTAAAACGCGATCGCGCCCATCAATTCTATCAATCACTAGGTTTCGAGCAACACGGCTGGAGCTTTAAATGCATACTCCAACCAACCCAAAATTTCGCATAA
- the phnK gene encoding phosphonate C-P lyase system protein PhnK, which produces MTKPLLQVHHLSKSYGAIKACDRISFNLYPGQVLGIVGESGSGKSTLLSAIANHITVDRGNVTYNNRNDEDIEVFQLAEAKRRLLMRTEWGFVQQNPRDGLRMRVSAGANIGERLLDVGVRHYGNIRDEAAHWLRQVEIDSVRIDDLPVQFSGGMQQRLQLARVLVTRPRLILMDEPTGGLDVSVQARLLDLLRSLVRNFRLSVIIVTHDIGVVRLLAHRLLVMQQGQVVESGLTDQVLDDPQHPYTQLLVSAALTP; this is translated from the coding sequence ATGACAAAACCTCTTTTACAAGTTCATCATCTGAGTAAATCTTATGGTGCGATTAAGGCTTGCGATCGCATCTCGTTTAATCTTTATCCTGGCCAAGTTCTCGGAATTGTGGGTGAATCGGGTTCGGGTAAATCAACTTTGCTGAGTGCGATTGCTAATCATATCACTGTTGACCGAGGTAATGTAACTTATAACAATCGTAATGATGAAGACATAGAAGTTTTTCAACTTGCGGAAGCTAAACGACGGTTATTAATGCGAACTGAATGGGGTTTTGTCCAGCAAAATCCTCGTGATGGGTTGCGAATGCGGGTGAGTGCAGGGGCAAATATCGGTGAACGGCTTCTAGATGTAGGAGTGCGACACTACGGTAATATTCGGGATGAAGCTGCACACTGGCTACGACAAGTAGAAATTGACTCAGTAAGGATAGATGATTTACCAGTGCAATTTTCTGGAGGGATGCAACAAAGATTACAACTAGCTCGTGTGTTGGTGACACGTCCTCGGTTGATTTTGATGGATGAACCGACAGGTGGGTTGGATGTTTCGGTACAAGCACGACTATTGGATTTATTGCGATCGCTTGTCCGCAATTTTCGCCTCAGCGTCATTATAGTGACTCACGATATCGGCGTAGTCAGGCTACTAGCACACAGATTACTAGTCATGCAACAAGGACAAGTAGTGGAATCAGGCTTAACCGATCAAGTACTTGACGATCCACAACATCCTTATACCCAACTATTAGTCAGCGCGGCTTTAACACCATGA
- the phnM gene encoding phosphonate metabolism protein PhnM gives MNEQIYTNYRLQLPNQEILGTLVIRDGLIADIQPGVVSQGQNGEGNYLLPGLIELHTDNLERCMSPRPGIRWPLEAAAVYHDRDLASAGVTTVCDAIAIGDVAAGSPRLINYAPMIDVVSQGQAARRFCVEHRLHLRCELAYEQVYEITAQYINHPLLSMISLMDHTPGQRQFIRLDKFKEYYMGKHGVTADQMDEFILIRQQKQEIYAQKNRTALVELAKTQSISLASHDDATVEHVKEAVQDGAVLAEFPTTLEAAKAAHSLGLQVLMGAPNLVLGGSHSGNVSAMELVLQNLVDVISSDYVPQSLLQSIFMIAQKTEKPIYEAMQLFTSNPAKAINVFSDRGSLEIGKRADFITVHDDGIVPRLTATICRGDRVA, from the coding sequence ATGAACGAGCAGATTTACACTAACTATCGTCTGCAACTACCAAATCAAGAAATACTAGGTACTTTAGTAATCAGAGATGGATTGATTGCTGATATTCAACCAGGAGTTGTGAGTCAGGGACAAAATGGTGAGGGAAATTATCTTTTACCAGGATTGATTGAGTTACACACCGACAATCTAGAACGTTGTATGTCTCCTCGTCCTGGTATTCGCTGGCCTTTAGAAGCCGCAGCAGTGTATCACGATCGCGATTTAGCCAGCGCTGGAGTCACAACAGTATGTGATGCGATCGCAATTGGTGATGTAGCAGCTGGTTCTCCGCGCTTAATTAACTATGCACCGATGATTGATGTTGTTTCTCAAGGACAAGCCGCCAGACGCTTTTGTGTGGAACATCGCCTGCATTTACGCTGTGAATTGGCTTATGAACAGGTCTATGAAATTACAGCACAATATATAAATCATCCTCTATTATCAATGATTTCATTGATGGATCACACCCCTGGACAACGGCAATTTATTCGGTTAGATAAATTTAAAGAATATTACATGGGTAAACATGGTGTGACTGCCGATCAAATGGATGAATTTATTTTAATTCGTCAGCAAAAACAAGAAATATATGCACAAAAAAACCGTACAGCTTTAGTAGAACTCGCCAAAACTCAAAGTATTTCCTTAGCAAGTCATGATGATGCTACCGTGGAACACGTTAAAGAAGCGGTGCAAGATGGTGCAGTATTAGCGGAATTTCCCACTACCTTAGAAGCAGCTAAAGCAGCGCACAGTTTAGGATTACAAGTATTAATGGGTGCGCCAAATTTAGTTTTGGGTGGTTCTCATTCTGGTAATGTTTCTGCAATGGAATTGGTATTGCAAAATTTAGTGGATGTGATTTCCTCTGATTACGTTCCCCAAAGCTTATTGCAATCAATTTTTATGATTGCACAGAAAACAGAAAAGCCGATTTACGAAGCAATGCAATTATTTACCAGTAACCCAGCCAAAGCCATTAATGTATTTAGCGATCGCGGTAGTTTAGAAATCGGCAAAAGAGCCGATTTTATCACTGTTCATGATGATGGTATCGTACCTCGGTTAACTGCAACTATCTGTCGAGGCGATCGCGTTGCTTAA
- a CDS encoding acyl-CoA synthetase produces the protein MNLPLITLAQEHNEKIAIVTTDGAFTYRDLLQTSSQIAANLLQDAEDLQDERVAFLIPPGFEYVATQWGIWRAGGIAVPLCISHPKPELEYVITNSGASIIIAHPNFEAILRAIATEHNLRFILTSETLPDPVDRLPKVDIARRALILYTSGTTGKPKGVVTTHKNIQAQVTSLITAWEWTSSDCILHVLPLHHIHGIINVLTCALWAGAECHILSKFDAETVWNRICEGDLTLFMAVPTIYVKLIAAWEAASEKRQKSMTAGCSKMRLMVSGSAALPVQVLEKWQSISNHFLLERYGMTEIGMALSNPLHGQRYSGYVGKPLPQVEVRLVDENGELVSPGTPGEIQVKGPTVFLEYWQNPQATAKAFKDGWFCTGDLAVVENGNYRILGRMSVDIIKTGGYKVSALEIEEVLRIHPDIQECAVVGVPDAEWGERVCAALVLQPQRQLTLESFRSWAKEQLAVYKIPTRILTLEELPRNAMGKVTKPTVVELFRSSS, from the coding sequence GTGAATCTCCCTTTAATTACTCTTGCTCAAGAGCATAATGAGAAAATAGCAATTGTTACAACTGACGGAGCATTTACCTACAGAGATTTGCTGCAAACTTCTAGTCAAATAGCAGCAAATTTGCTTCAAGATGCAGAAGATTTACAGGATGAGCGAGTTGCTTTTCTTATACCGCCTGGGTTTGAGTATGTTGCTACTCAATGGGGGATTTGGCGTGCTGGTGGAATAGCTGTACCGCTTTGTATTTCTCACCCAAAACCAGAATTAGAGTATGTAATTACAAATTCTGGCGCATCGATTATTATTGCTCATCCCAATTTTGAAGCAATATTGCGAGCGATCGCAACTGAACACAATTTACGATTTATCCTCACCTCAGAAACACTTCCAGATCCTGTTGATCGCCTTCCAAAAGTAGATATCGCTAGACGCGCCTTAATTCTCTACACAAGCGGTACTACAGGTAAACCCAAAGGCGTAGTGACAACCCATAAAAATATTCAAGCGCAAGTTACTAGCTTAATTACAGCTTGGGAATGGACATCAAGCGATTGCATTCTCCATGTACTTCCCCTGCATCATATTCATGGAATTATCAACGTCCTCACTTGTGCTTTATGGGCTGGTGCTGAGTGCCATATTTTGAGCAAATTTGATGCTGAAACCGTCTGGAATAGAATTTGTGAGGGTGACTTAACCTTATTTATGGCAGTTCCCACGATTTATGTCAAGCTAATTGCTGCTTGGGAAGCTGCTTCTGAGAAACGCCAAAAAAGCATGACAGCTGGCTGTAGCAAAATGCGCCTCATGGTTTCTGGTTCAGCAGCCTTACCAGTTCAAGTTTTAGAAAAATGGCAGAGTATTAGCAATCACTTTCTGCTTGAGCGCTATGGGATGACAGAAATTGGTATGGCGTTGTCCAATCCTTTACATGGTCAACGTTACTCCGGATATGTCGGAAAACCACTACCGCAAGTGGAAGTCAGATTAGTAGATGAAAATGGAGAGTTAGTCTCACCAGGAACACCAGGCGAAATCCAAGTTAAAGGCCCCACAGTGTTTTTAGAATATTGGCAAAATCCCCAAGCAACTGCAAAAGCTTTTAAAGATGGCTGGTTTTGTACTGGCGATCTCGCCGTAGTTGAAAATGGTAACTACCGCATTTTGGGGCGGATGAGCGTGGATATTATCAAAACTGGAGGCTATAAAGTCTCGGCTTTAGAAATTGAAGAAGTATTAAGAATTCATCCAGATATTCAAGAATGTGCAGTTGTTGGTGTTCCCGATGCAGAATGGGGTGAACGAGTCTGTGCGGCTTTAGTATTGCAACCACAGCGCCAGTTGACATTAGAATCTTTTAGGAGTTGGGCAAAAGAGCAATTAGCAGTTTATAAAATTCCCACCCGAATTTTGACATTGGAAGAATTACCCCGTAATGCTATGGGAAAGGTAACTAAGCCGACAGTGGTTGAGCTATTTCGCTCATCTTCATGA
- a CDS encoding alpha-D-ribose 1-methylphosphonate 5-phosphate C-P-lyase PhnJ: MTISPSPQSPIPSPQSPETGFNFAYLDEQTKRSIRRALLKAVAIPGHQIPFSSREMPMSYGWGTGGIQVTAAVIGQTDVLKVIDQGADDTTNAVNIRRFFKKVCGVETTEHTQEATLIQTRHRIPETPLKDGQILVYQVPIPEPLRWLEPSSVETGKMHALEEYGAMYVKLYEDITTHGHIATSYDYPVMVHDRYLMSPSPIPRFDNPKMNMSPALQLFGAGREKRIYAIPPYTKVKSLDFEDHPFTVEKWNKACELCGSTESYLDEVVIDDQGGRMWICSDTDFCNKRSIDG; the protein is encoded by the coding sequence ATGACTATTTCTCCCAGTCCCCAATCCCCAATCCCCAGTCCCCAGTCCCCAGAAACTGGATTTAACTTCGCCTACCTAGACGAACAAACAAAGCGTTCTATTCGCCGTGCTTTGCTGAAAGCTGTGGCGATTCCCGGACATCAAATACCCTTTTCTTCCAGAGAAATGCCCATGTCTTACGGTTGGGGTACTGGGGGAATTCAGGTAACGGCTGCTGTAATTGGTCAAACTGATGTCCTGAAAGTCATCGATCAAGGTGCAGATGACACCACAAACGCTGTGAATATTCGTCGCTTTTTCAAAAAAGTTTGTGGTGTAGAAACAACAGAACATACCCAAGAAGCCACTCTGATTCAGACGCGCCATCGCATACCCGAAACACCACTCAAGGACGGACAGATTTTAGTTTACCAAGTACCAATTCCCGAACCATTGCGCTGGTTAGAACCCTCGTCTGTAGAGACAGGAAAAATGCACGCTTTAGAAGAATATGGGGCGATGTACGTCAAACTTTACGAAGACATCACCACACATGGACACATTGCCACATCCTACGATTATCCCGTAATGGTGCATGACCGTTATTTAATGAGTCCTAGCCCTATCCCCCGCTTTGATAATCCCAAAATGAATATGAGTCCCGCATTGCAATTATTTGGCGCAGGGAGAGAAAAACGCATATATGCAATTCCGCCCTACACCAAAGTCAAAAGCCTAGATTTTGAAGACCATCCTTTCACCGTAGAAAAATGGAATAAAGCTTGTGAGTTATGCGGTTCCACAGAAAGCTATTTAGATGAAGTTGTGATTGATGACCAAGGTGGGCGAATGTGGATTTGTTCAGATACGGATTTTTGTAATAAAAGAAGTATTGACGGTTGA
- a CDS encoding phosphonate degradation HD-domain oxygenase: MNPTIENIINLFTEKGSQLYGAEAVSQLEHALQCASLAEQSGQSHELITACLLHDLGHLIHDLGDNPASQGIDDHHEHRAIPLLKQIFTSAVTEPIRLHVVAKRYLCSINPEYWDSLSAASKRSLELQGGIFSPEQAEQFIQQPYAEDAVQLRIYDDKAKIQNLPTPDLNHFTQYMNTSLLSPIQ, encoded by the coding sequence ATGAACCCTACCATCGAAAACATCATTAACCTATTCACCGAAAAAGGTTCTCAATTGTATGGTGCGGAAGCTGTCAGCCAACTAGAACACGCCTTGCAATGTGCTAGCCTCGCTGAACAATCAGGTCAAAGCCATGAATTAATTACTGCTTGTTTACTCCATGATTTAGGACATTTAATTCATGATTTAGGCGACAATCCCGCTAGCCAAGGTATAGATGATCATCACGAACATCGCGCCATACCTTTACTAAAGCAGATTTTCACTTCAGCAGTCACAGAACCAATTAGGCTGCATGTCGTCGCCAAGCGTTATCTTTGCTCAATCAATCCTGAATATTGGGATAGTCTCTCAGCTGCTTCCAAACGCAGCTTAGAACTGCAAGGAGGCATATTTTCCCCAGAACAAGCAGAGCAATTTATTCAACAACCCTACGCCGAAGATGCAGTACAGCTAAGAATTTACGACGACAAAGCCAAAATCCAAAATCTACCCACCCCTGACTTAAACCACTTCACCCAATACATGAACACCTCTTTACTATCCCCCATCCAATGA
- the phnL gene encoding phosphonate C-P lyase system protein PhnL, producing the protein MQSLTLNHRSVEFPRQALLQVENLRKSFTLHQQGGMQLSVLEGVSLTVNAGECIALSGASGTGKSTFMRCLYANYRVDSGSVWVKHEESWLDLCQLAPHEILAVRQKTMGYVSQFLRVIPRVPALDVAAEPLLELGINIDIAYNKVKNLFRRLNLAERLWQLSPTTFSGGEKQRVNIARALVVNYPILLLDEPTSALDSSNRQVVIELLQERKNQGCSLIGIFHDEEVRAQLCNRELIFNS; encoded by the coding sequence ATGCAATCATTAACTCTTAACCATCGATCAGTAGAATTTCCTAGACAAGCACTTTTGCAAGTAGAAAACTTACGAAAAAGTTTTACTTTGCATCAGCAAGGAGGAATGCAACTTTCTGTTTTAGAAGGAGTTTCTTTGACAGTTAATGCAGGAGAATGTATCGCTCTTTCTGGAGCTTCTGGTACTGGGAAATCTACATTTATGCGCTGTTTATATGCAAATTATCGCGTTGATAGTGGTTCAGTTTGGGTGAAACATGAAGAATCCTGGCTTGATTTATGCCAACTCGCACCCCACGAAATTTTAGCAGTTCGCCAGAAAACTATGGGATATGTCAGCCAATTTTTAAGAGTAATTCCTAGAGTACCAGCGTTAGATGTAGCTGCCGAACCACTTTTAGAATTAGGCATAAATATAGATATTGCATATAACAAAGTTAAAAATCTATTTCGTCGCCTCAACCTTGCAGAAAGATTATGGCAGCTTTCCCCCACAACCTTTTCTGGGGGAGAAAAACAACGGGTAAATATTGCCAGAGCATTAGTAGTTAATTATCCAATTTTACTACTAGATGAACCAACCTCAGCTCTAGATTCTAGCAATCGTCAGGTAGTGATTGAACTATTACAAGAACGCAAAAATCAAGGCTGTTCATTAATTGGAATTTTTCATGATGAAGAAGTGCGAGCGCAACTCTGCAACCGCGAATTAATTTTTAATAGTTGA
- a CDS encoding alpha-D-ribose 1-methylphosphonate 5-triphosphate diphosphatase, with product MTKTHSIQTLSKLNNTKIAIQGVDVLTPDGWVKDTKVLIEDGQFISINQATSPNGFYLVNAQGLQMLPGIIDLHGDAFERMICPRPGVNFPLPIAIADNDRNLLASGITTFYCSITDSYEPGLRSRDSARALIDFILGVGKQVLHCNHRIHIRHEEANIAGHEELCDWMVSGKVDLLSINDHLPPQGNQQRFSRYINSVKQRSSMSLEEIEKLINQVTAKRHEGDAQIQELVELAHKYKIPLASHDDDSLEKVLLSQQRQVAIAEFPATVDLAAKCREYGAAVLMGAPNLVRGGSHLGLMSVAEAVKNNVIDCLCSDYHYPSLFYAPFKLQELDLMSFEKAWSLVSSCPAEAAGISDRKGKIAPGLDADFLLISPNNSLPSAITAISSVYVAGQEVARYQIQ from the coding sequence GTGACAAAAACACATTCTATTCAAACATTATCAAAATTAAATAATACAAAAATTGCGATTCAAGGAGTAGATGTATTAACTCCTGATGGTTGGGTGAAAGATACCAAAGTTTTAATTGAAGATGGGCAATTTATTAGTATTAATCAGGCAACAAGCCCTAATGGATTTTATCTGGTAAATGCTCAAGGTCTCCAGATGTTACCAGGAATTATTGACTTACATGGTGATGCTTTTGAGAGGATGATTTGTCCTCGTCCGGGAGTTAATTTTCCTCTACCAATAGCGATCGCAGATAATGACCGTAACCTCTTAGCATCCGGTATCACTACTTTTTACTGCTCAATTACTGACTCTTACGAACCAGGGTTACGCAGTCGCGATTCTGCTCGTGCTTTAATTGACTTCATTTTAGGGGTAGGTAAACAAGTTTTACACTGCAATCATCGCATTCATATTAGACATGAAGAAGCAAATATAGCCGGACATGAAGAGTTATGTGACTGGATGGTATCGGGAAAAGTAGATCTTTTATCTATCAACGATCACCTACCACCCCAAGGTAATCAACAAAGATTTAGCCGCTATATCAATAGTGTTAAGCAGAGATCGTCCATGTCTCTAGAAGAGATTGAAAAGTTAATCAATCAGGTAACAGCAAAGCGACATGAAGGCGACGCACAAATACAAGAACTGGTGGAATTAGCTCATAAATATAAGATTCCCCTTGCATCCCATGATGATGATAGCCTCGAAAAAGTCTTACTTAGTCAACAGCGCCAAGTTGCGATCGCAGAATTTCCCGCGACTGTAGATTTAGCAGCAAAGTGTCGTGAATATGGTGCAGCTGTCCTCATGGGTGCGCCTAACTTAGTCCGTGGTGGTTCTCACTTAGGTTTAATGAGTGTAGCTGAAGCGGTGAAAAATAACGTTATCGATTGTCTTTGCTCAGATTATCATTATCCTTCTCTGTTTTACGCCCCCTTCAAACTGCAAGAATTAGACTTAATGTCATTTGAAAAAGCATGGTCATTAGTTTCCAGTTGTCCAGCAGAAGCAGCAGGAATTAGCGATCGCAAAGGCAAAATCGCCCCAGGTTTAGACGCAGATTTCCTCTTGATATCTCCTAATAATTCCTTACCATCTGCAATTACCGCGATTTCATCTGTATACGTAGCCGGACAAGAAGTCGCCCGCTACCAAATCCAATAA